One genomic region from Lycorma delicatula isolate Av1 chromosome 1, ASM4794821v1, whole genome shotgun sequence encodes:
- the LOC142317589 gene encoding T-complex protein 1 subunit beta-like isoform X7 produces MSSFIGAIAVGDLVKSTLGPKGMDKILVSSGRNEGQVEVTNDGATILKNIGVDNPAAKVLVDISRVQDDEVGDGTTSVTVLVKKFEKFKLA; encoded by the exons ATGTCTTCATTTATTGGAGCAATTGCTGTTGGTGATTTAGTTAAAAGCACTCTAGGGCCTAAAGGAATGGATAAAATACTAGTTTCATCAGGACGCAATGAAGGTCAGGTTGAAGTTACAAATGATGGagcaaccattttaaaaaatattggagtGGATAATCCTGCAGCTAAGGTTTTAGTTGATATTTCTAGAGTTCAGGATGATGAAGTTGGTGATGGAACAACTTCTGTTACTGTGTtgg TGAAGAAATTCGAAAAATTCAAATTAGCTTAG
- the LOC142317589 gene encoding T-complex protein 1 subunit beta-like isoform X5, which produces MSSFIGAIAVGDLVKSTLGPKGMDKILVSSGRNEGQVEVTNDGATILKNIGVDNPAAKVLVDISRVQDDEVGDGTTSVTVLGLNIEQRPCEVTLGN; this is translated from the exons ATGTCTTCATTTATTGGAGCAATTGCTGTTGGTGATTTAGTTAAAAGCACTCTAGGGCCTAAAGGAATGGATAAAATACTAGTTTCATCAGGACGCAATGAAGGTCAGGTTGAAGTTACAAATGATGGagcaaccattttaaaaaatattggagtGGATAATCCTGCAGCTAAGGTTTTAGTTGATATTTCTAGAGTTCAGGATGATGAAGTTGGTGATGGAACAACTTCTGTTACTGTGTtgg GGTTGAACATAGAGCAACGCCCGTGCGAAGTTACGTTGGGTAACTAA
- the LOC142317589 gene encoding T-complex protein 1 subunit beta-like isoform X1 has protein sequence MSSFIGAIAVGDLVKSTLGPKGMDKILVSSGRNEGQVEVTNDGATILKNIGVDNPAAKVLVDISRVQDDEVGDGTTSVTVLENSSVTIQTICIIVTDFDETEKCLLIGTTLEVLQTTLLLFFVFDWSTILRVYSLYFMFSKTEKILLFHQLI, from the exons ATGTCTTCATTTATTGGAGCAATTGCTGTTGGTGATTTAGTTAAAAGCACTCTAGGGCCTAAAGGAATGGATAAAATACTAGTTTCATCAGGACGCAATGAAGGTCAGGTTGAAGTTACAAATGATGGagcaaccattttaaaaaatattggagtGGATAATCCTGCAGCTAAGGTTTTAGTTGATATTTCTAGAGTTCAGGATGATGAAGTTGGTGATGGAACAACTTCTGTTACTGTGTtgg AAAATTCTTCAGTTACCATTCAAACGATATGCATAATagtaaccgattttgatgagacTGAGAAATGTCTCTTAATTGGCACGACATTAGAAGTTTTACAAAcaactttattacttttctttgtttttgactGGTCGACGATATTAAGAGTTTACTCGCTATATTTTATGTTCTCTAAGAcggaaaagatattattatttcatcaattaatataa